From one Pseudomonadota bacterium genomic stretch:
- a CDS encoding GIY-YIG nuclease family protein — protein sequence MANAWHVYMIECSDGTLYTGVTLDLGRRLREHNAGSGSKYTRSRRPVRLVHSEARRGRASAQRREAAIKALTRGEKMLLCRDNSVDTGRRCQYHRRTSAVRMKNRKSHEGVI from the coding sequence ATGGCGAACGCATGGCACGTCTACATGATCGAGTGCAGCGACGGCACCCTCTACACCGGGGTGACGCTCGACCTGGGCCGCAGGCTCAGGGAGCACAACGCGGGCTCCGGCTCGAAATACACCAGATCGCGCAGGCCGGTGCGGCTCGTCCACAGCGAGGCCAGGCGCGGCCGCGCCTCCGCCCAGAGGCGCGAGGCGGCCATCAAGGCGCTGACCCGCGGGGAGAAGATGCTCCTCTGCCGTGATAATTCCGTGGACACCGGTCGCCGATGCCAATATCATCGTCGGACTTCAGCGGTCCGTATGAAAAACAGAAAGTCCCATGAGGGGGTTATATGA
- a CDS encoding cation:proton antiporter, producing MHYLDETHIFLFLIQVLVLLALTRGLGEFLRRRGQPALTGELLVGVVLGPTILGRFLPGVHAAIFPADVLQMNMLETMAWIGVLFLLLDTGLEIDFSVAWRQRGNALVIAFSDIVIPMLIAFVPCLFLPAHYLVDADHRILFALFMATVMTISAMPVAARILRDLNLLKADLGFLIMSALAVNDIVGWVLFTIVLGLFSQAAVSVKGVFIIFAATVGFAALALTAGRYLSAAALGALRRRQMPEPGSSLTFACLLALLFGAITQGLGIHALFGFFIAGVMIGEAKSLSEESRNIISQMVHAIFVPLFFASIGLKIDFVKGFDLFLVVFMCAIGIAGRYVGAWIGVSLTRVPRLNRRIISIAHTPGGMMEVVVAYLALESGIINDTVFVAIVFSAVFSSLVAGPWMRRALGRRAAVRVSGYLAGDMVIPALAAQDRAGAIRELARRAAVRLGPGMEERIADEAIRREEEYGTAVGCGVALPHVRMEGVVEPIVAFGRSRSGIYWDAPDGRPVNQVFLLVSPADLKDVHVDILAMIARVMQMPGSRVAIGRSSDEDLARTVQALFA from the coding sequence GTGCACTACCTGGACGAGACGCACATCTTTCTCTTTCTGATCCAGGTCCTCGTCCTGCTCGCGCTCACCCGGGGGCTGGGGGAGTTCCTCCGCAGGAGGGGGCAGCCGGCCCTGACCGGCGAGCTGCTCGTGGGCGTGGTGCTCGGGCCCACGATACTCGGCCGCTTTCTGCCCGGCGTGCATGCGGCGATTTTCCCCGCCGATGTCCTGCAGATGAACATGCTCGAGACCATGGCCTGGATCGGGGTTCTGTTTCTGCTCCTCGACACCGGGCTCGAGATAGACTTCTCGGTGGCGTGGCGGCAGAGGGGCAACGCGCTGGTGATCGCCTTCTCCGACATCGTCATCCCCATGCTCATCGCGTTCGTGCCGTGCCTCTTCCTCCCCGCGCACTATCTCGTCGATGCGGACCACCGGATACTGTTTGCGCTGTTCATGGCCACGGTCATGACCATAAGCGCGATGCCGGTGGCGGCGAGGATCCTGCGCGACCTGAATCTCCTCAAGGCCGATCTGGGATTCCTCATCATGTCCGCGCTCGCCGTGAACGACATCGTGGGATGGGTGCTCTTCACCATAGTCCTCGGCCTATTCTCGCAGGCTGCGGTGAGCGTGAAGGGCGTTTTCATAATCTTCGCGGCCACGGTCGGGTTCGCGGCCCTGGCGCTCACCGCGGGCCGCTATCTCTCGGCGGCGGCCCTCGGCGCGCTCAGGCGCAGGCAGATGCCGGAGCCGGGCTCGTCGCTGACCTTCGCGTGCCTGCTGGCGCTTCTGTTCGGCGCGATAACGCAGGGGCTGGGGATCCACGCCCTGTTCGGATTCTTCATAGCGGGGGTAATGATAGGGGAGGCCAAGAGCCTCTCCGAGGAGTCGCGCAACATCATATCCCAGATGGTCCACGCGATCTTCGTGCCGCTCTTCTTCGCGAGCATAGGGCTCAAGATCGATTTCGTGAAGGGGTTCGACCTCTTCCTCGTGGTCTTCATGTGCGCAATCGGGATCGCGGGACGGTATGTGGGCGCGTGGATCGGAGTCTCGCTGACCAGGGTGCCTCGCCTCAACAGGCGCATCATCTCGATCGCGCACACGCCCGGCGGGATGATGGAGGTCGTGGTGGCGTATCTGGCGCTCGAGAGCGGGATCATAAACGACACGGTCTTCGTGGCGATCGTGTTCAGCGCCGTGTTCTCTTCGCTGGTGGCCGGGCCGTGGATGCGCCGGGCTCTGGGCCGCAGGGCGGCGGTCCGCGTATCGGGCTATCTGGCGGGCGACATGGTGATACCGGCGCTGGCGGCTCAGGACCGCGCGGGCGCCATCAGGGAGCTGGCCCGCAGGGCGGCGGTCAGGCTCGGGCCCGGTATGGAGGAGAGGATAGCGGACGAGGCCATCAGGCGCGAGGAGGAGTACGGCACCGCGGTGGGCTGCGGGGTCGCGCTCCCGCACGTGAGGATGGAGGGCGTGGTCGAGCCGATCGTGGCGTTCGGGAGGTCGAGGTCGGGCATCTACTGGGACGCGCCTGACGGCAGGCCGGTGAACCAGGTCTTTCTCCTCGTCTCCCCGGCGGACCTCAAGGACGTCCACGTGGACATCCTTGCGATGATCGCGAGGGTCATGCAGATGCCCGGGAGCCGGGTCGCGATAGGCAGGTCTTCCGACGAAGATCTCGCAAGGACGGTGCAGGCTCTCTTCGCGTGA
- a CDS encoding flippase-like domain-containing protein — translation MHKGPAKKKGASIKRLFLIFCAITIFIIGLVIAKTAGPETWHAIREMNSSYLLLALILGAAMISLNAVIIKVLAAAAETRIGFLYAVETVLSYWFLSSISPTVTGGEPLMIYMLTKKGVPFGKALTIALVRGFLVLLVIAVAAPSIIYFRGDLIENVYLRKFFYSIAAVISLAVVFLAYAFHNPRKIERLIRRVRLRAAKWKILSRYAETIEKKMDTWIDDFVACLKSFLKYRRKTILAVVALTLLSMAANYLIAYAILAGLGFMISPLVVVMIQFVLYFFLYFTPTPGGSGVAEGGSYIMFAAYVPTHLLGVFIVLWRFFTTYLWMVLGGAFITRSIGLNIVEKIPSSMLSETAHHPVR, via the coding sequence ATGCACAAGGGGCCGGCCAAAAAAAAAGGCGCGTCGATCAAGAGGCTGTTTCTGATCTTCTGCGCCATCACCATATTCATCATAGGCCTGGTGATCGCCAAGACTGCGGGGCCTGAGACCTGGCACGCGATCAGGGAGATGAACTCCTCCTACCTGCTGCTCGCCCTGATTCTCGGGGCGGCCATGATATCGCTGAACGCGGTCATAATAAAGGTCCTCGCGGCGGCCGCTGAGACGAGGATAGGGTTCCTCTACGCGGTCGAGACCGTTCTCTCCTACTGGTTCCTCTCTTCGATATCGCCCACTGTGACCGGCGGCGAGCCGCTCATGATATACATGCTAACCAAGAAGGGGGTGCCCTTCGGCAAGGCGCTCACCATCGCGCTCGTCCGCGGCTTCCTCGTGCTCCTCGTGATAGCGGTGGCCGCACCTTCGATAATCTATTTCCGCGGCGATCTCATAGAGAACGTCTATCTGAGGAAGTTCTTCTACTCGATCGCGGCCGTCATATCGCTGGCCGTGGTCTTTTTGGCGTACGCGTTCCACAATCCGCGGAAGATCGAGAGGCTGATCCGCCGGGTGCGGCTGAGGGCGGCGAAGTGGAAAATCCTCTCCCGCTACGCGGAGACGATCGAGAAGAAGATGGACACGTGGATCGACGACTTCGTCGCCTGCCTCAAGAGCTTTTTGAAATACCGCAGGAAGACGATCCTCGCCGTGGTGGCGCTCACGCTGCTGTCGATGGCCGCCAATTACCTAATAGCGTACGCGATCCTCGCGGGGCTGGGCTTCATGATATCGCCGCTGGTGGTGGTGATGATCCAGTTCGTGCTCTACTTCTTCCTCTATTTCACGCCCACGCCCGGCGGGTCCGGGGTGGCGGAGGGCGGCTCCTACATAATGTTCGCCGCCTACGTGCCGACGCACCTGCTGGGGGTCTTCATAGTGCTGTGGCGGTTCTTCACCACGTACCTGTGGATGGTGCTTGGGGGCGCCTTCATCACGAGGTCGATCGGGCTCAACATCGTGGAGAAGATCCCGTCGTCGATGCTCAGCGAGACCGCGCATCATCCGGTGAGGTGA
- a CDS encoding deoxyhypusine synthase, with product MDKKKGGCPGKAKYLSGKRILPEPISGATSITELIDNMDAYNGGRLRTACHLMRDRYSKDDVTVGLSLAGALTPAGLGPSSVIPLMNHGFVDWISATGANMYHDIHYAFDLPLFRGSHNVDDADLRAKGVTRIYDILFDYEDVLMETDRRLREMLVRPEFQKEMGTREFYHHLGRLLDEYERKNSLGQVSIVAAAYRNGIPIFTSSPGDSTIGMNVAGVELLAEASGLLNKFRLKINPSIDVNDSTAIILNAKRYEKGKTGVILIGGGSPKNFMLQTEPQIQEVLMIPEMGQDYDINITDARPDTGGLSGAPPSEAASWGKIDPNQLDETVTAYLDVTAAFPMMVAYTIQTTRPKKQKRLYDRGEELRKKLIESYLENNKEVEHLRGLIRKLGS from the coding sequence ATGGATAAGAAAAAAGGGGGCTGCCCCGGAAAGGCCAAATACCTCTCAGGGAAGAGGATCCTCCCTGAGCCGATCAGCGGCGCCACCAGCATCACAGAGCTCATCGACAACATGGACGCCTACAACGGGGGGAGGCTCCGGACAGCGTGCCACCTGATGAGGGACCGCTACTCGAAGGACGACGTGACCGTGGGGCTGTCGCTGGCCGGCGCGCTCACCCCTGCGGGGCTGGGGCCCTCCTCGGTCATCCCGCTCATGAACCACGGCTTCGTGGACTGGATCTCCGCCACAGGCGCCAACATGTACCACGACATCCACTACGCGTTCGACCTGCCGCTCTTCCGGGGCAGCCACAACGTGGACGACGCGGACCTGCGGGCCAAGGGCGTGACCCGCATCTACGACATCCTCTTCGACTACGAGGACGTGCTCATGGAGACCGACCGCAGGCTCCGCGAGATGCTGGTGCGGCCCGAGTTCCAGAAGGAGATGGGCACGCGGGAGTTCTACCACCACCTCGGCAGGCTGCTGGACGAATACGAGAGGAAGAACAGCCTGGGCCAAGTGAGCATCGTGGCGGCCGCATACCGCAACGGCATCCCGATCTTCACCTCATCCCCCGGCGACTCCACCATCGGCATGAACGTGGCCGGCGTGGAGCTTCTGGCCGAGGCCTCGGGGCTCCTCAATAAATTCAGGCTCAAGATAAACCCGAGCATCGACGTGAACGACTCGACCGCCATCATCCTCAACGCGAAGCGCTACGAGAAGGGGAAGACCGGCGTGATCCTCATCGGCGGCGGGAGCCCCAAGAACTTCATGCTCCAGACCGAACCGCAGATCCAGGAAGTGCTCATGATCCCGGAGATGGGCCAGGACTACGACATCAACATAACCGACGCCAGGCCCGACACCGGAGGCCTCTCGGGCGCCCCGCCCTCCGAGGCCGCGAGCTGGGGCAAGATCGACCCGAACCAGCTCGACGAGACGGTGACCGCCTACCTGGACGTGACCGCGGCATTCCCGATGATGGTCGCTTACACCATACAGACGACCAGGCCCAAGAAACAGAAGAGGCTCTACGACAGGGGCGAGGAGCTGCGCAAGAAGCTCATAGAGTCGTATCTGGAGAACAACAAGGAAGTGGAACACCTGCGCGGCCTCATAAGGAAACTCGGGTCATAG
- a CDS encoding type III PLP-dependent enzyme, protein MKDRLLELAKHHGTPLFVVDHERIRENYRAFKKHLPRVQCYYAVKANSNQEIIKTLFKEGASFDVASYNEFMQVYEYLVLFEEKEKEFYIWDKIIFSNTIKDRGTLQKIKKYKPLMTYDNRDELKKIKEHCESAGLVLRLKVPDTGSQVEMGSKFGAEPADAANLIKEAFDLGLSVEGLSFHVGSQCVNFDNYVAALQLASEIFHDSRKKGYKFNIVDLGGGFPAPYDAQVPEFARLAEIIGSECARLFPKDAEIIAEPGRFMVATAATLVAEIIGKARRDGKVFYHINDGVYHTFSGVVFDHWIPNFHAFREGKTEVCAVVGPTCDSFDKISLSEQLPADLQIGDFLYTGNIGAYSVASSTKFNGFDGAKILHINN, encoded by the coding sequence ATGAAAGACAGGCTCCTGGAGCTGGCGAAGCACCACGGCACTCCCCTCTTCGTAGTGGACCACGAGAGGATAAGGGAGAACTACCGGGCGTTCAAGAAACACCTGCCGCGAGTGCAGTGCTACTACGCGGTGAAAGCGAACTCCAACCAGGAGATCATAAAGACCCTCTTCAAGGAGGGGGCGAGCTTCGACGTGGCCTCCTACAACGAGTTCATGCAGGTCTACGAGTACCTCGTCCTCTTCGAGGAGAAGGAGAAGGAGTTCTACATCTGGGACAAGATCATCTTCTCCAACACCATCAAGGACAGGGGCACGCTGCAGAAGATAAAGAAATACAAGCCCCTGATGACCTACGACAACAGGGACGAACTCAAGAAGATAAAGGAGCACTGCGAGAGCGCGGGGCTGGTGCTGCGCCTCAAGGTCCCGGACACCGGCTCCCAGGTGGAGATGGGATCGAAGTTCGGGGCGGAGCCGGCCGACGCGGCGAACCTTATAAAGGAGGCGTTCGACCTGGGGCTCTCGGTCGAGGGGCTCTCCTTCCACGTGGGCAGCCAGTGCGTAAATTTCGACAACTACGTGGCCGCCCTCCAGCTCGCCTCGGAGATCTTCCACGACTCGCGCAAGAAGGGCTACAAGTTTAACATAGTCGACCTCGGCGGCGGATTCCCCGCGCCCTACGACGCGCAGGTCCCGGAATTCGCGAGGCTCGCGGAGATCATCGGTTCGGAGTGCGCGAGGCTCTTCCCGAAGGACGCGGAGATAATCGCGGAGCCGGGCAGGTTCATGGTCGCGACCGCGGCGACGCTCGTGGCCGAGATCATCGGCAAGGCGCGCCGCGACGGCAAGGTCTTCTACCACATCAACGACGGCGTCTATCACACCTTCTCGGGCGTGGTCTTCGACCACTGGATCCCGAACTTCCACGCCTTCCGGGAGGGGAAGACCGAGGTCTGCGCGGTGGTCGGCCCCACCTGCGACAGCTTCGACAAGATATCTCTCTCCGAGCAGCTGCCCGCCGACCTCCAGATCGGCGATTTCCTCTACACCGGAAACATCGGCGCGTACAGCGTGGCGTCGTCGACGAAGTTCAACGGCTTCGACGGCGCGAAGATCCTGCATATAAACAATTGA
- a CDS encoding FG-GAP repeat protein, translating to MKIRGRAFLAVLGAAAVVAAAVAGCGGGGGTPSDTVSLNTIGGSKDVPVDSSFSYTFNQMVSTATVTGTSFFITPVPAAAAQTAKDAYDDTVCNPAGAVAASISCPNMTECVLDPAADLAAGTQYAACLSQAINYATGTAFEGFTAIFTTAGGVAPGATGKLVKLDGTEIEFTAAPIPRSVKVKYIPDTPITDAAAQQDFEAAIELKDGAGTAVAGAYAWAADGTSVLFTPDARLGYRTTHTVYASGTAVAGASFTTLTRNDIDGDGYADLLVGALYAGSLTRDGKLYIFYGTATGIPTCDLSAACAPGASFAGAQHDYLAVSNKMVGDVNGDGYEDFIVGAPQTSGTRKGKAYLFAGGTGLTGTLDASDALATISMGAAGNDDLGYSVAGAGDMNGDWYDDVIVAAPLTGGDGSVHIFAGGASLAGALDVANATQSIAGQSGDVLGMMLDGAGDVNGDGLDDIVVGSDKNRAYVFYGAAALAATRNAAAADAIITGTVKFGNTVAGAGDVDGDGIADVMVGEPVVNAGKVYVFPGNVLAGTTLTPASASTVISETSGNDDKFGNTLTAAGDVDGDGKDDLLIGGFTATPAADPGAAYVFLGKNLAAALTDAQADTKILGNIANFDLLSLGLSGGVDFNNDGFDDIALGAPQYWTPTNGLTYIFNGSAAGITSCTFTAPATCSPAATITGATKDALGFMGSTFYPLP from the coding sequence ATGAAGATTCGTGGCAGGGCTTTTCTGGCGGTCTTGGGGGCAGCGGCGGTCGTCGCGGCAGCAGTCGCTGGATGCGGCGGGGGAGGGGGGACTCCGAGCGATACGGTATCCCTCAACACGATCGGCGGCAGTAAGGACGTCCCGGTGGACAGCAGCTTTTCCTACACGTTCAACCAGATGGTGAGCACCGCCACCGTCACCGGCACGAGCTTCTTCATCACGCCGGTCCCCGCAGCGGCAGCTCAGACGGCCAAGGACGCCTACGACGATACGGTCTGTAACCCTGCTGGGGCTGTTGCCGCATCGATCAGCTGTCCGAACATGACCGAATGCGTGCTCGATCCGGCAGCGGACCTCGCTGCAGGCACGCAGTATGCTGCCTGCCTCTCACAGGCGATCAACTACGCAACTGGTACGGCGTTCGAGGGTTTCACGGCAATCTTCACAACGGCCGGCGGGGTCGCCCCCGGCGCCACGGGCAAGCTCGTAAAACTGGACGGCACGGAGATCGAGTTCACGGCAGCTCCGATCCCGCGCTCTGTGAAGGTGAAGTATATCCCGGACACACCGATCACCGACGCTGCGGCACAGCAGGACTTCGAGGCTGCGATAGAGCTGAAGGACGGCGCCGGCACCGCGGTCGCGGGGGCGTACGCCTGGGCGGCAGACGGCACATCCGTCCTCTTCACGCCTGACGCGCGGCTCGGGTATCGCACTACGCACACAGTCTATGCCTCCGGAACGGCGGTCGCCGGCGCATCGTTCACGACGCTGACCAGGAACGACATAGACGGAGACGGGTATGCGGACCTGCTCGTGGGTGCGCTCTATGCCGGTTCTTTGACGCGCGACGGCAAGCTCTACATCTTCTACGGGACAGCTACGGGCATTCCGACCTGCGACCTCTCGGCCGCATGTGCTCCTGGCGCGTCGTTCGCGGGTGCGCAGCACGATTACCTGGCTGTGTCGAATAAGATGGTGGGCGACGTGAACGGCGACGGCTACGAGGACTTCATCGTGGGTGCGCCGCAGACATCGGGTACCCGCAAAGGCAAGGCTTATCTCTTTGCAGGCGGAACTGGCCTCACCGGCACGCTCGACGCATCGGACGCCCTCGCCACTATCAGCATGGGCGCAGCAGGCAACGACGACCTCGGCTATTCGGTCGCAGGTGCTGGCGACATGAACGGAGACTGGTACGACGATGTGATCGTCGCTGCCCCGCTGACCGGCGGCGACGGCAGTGTGCACATCTTTGCGGGCGGCGCTTCCCTTGCGGGCGCGCTCGACGTGGCGAATGCTACCCAGTCGATTGCTGGCCAATCCGGCGATGTCCTGGGGATGATGCTCGACGGAGCGGGCGACGTGAACGGCGACGGCCTCGATGACATCGTCGTCGGGTCGGACAAGAACCGCGCCTACGTTTTCTACGGCGCCGCGGCCCTTGCAGCCACGCGTAATGCTGCGGCTGCCGACGCGATCATCACCGGAACGGTCAAATTCGGCAACACCGTCGCTGGCGCAGGCGACGTGGACGGCGACGGCATCGCGGATGTGATGGTGGGCGAGCCGGTCGTCAATGCCGGCAAAGTCTACGTATTCCCGGGAAATGTGCTGGCAGGCACCACGCTTACCCCGGCTTCTGCGTCGACGGTCATTTCTGAAACCAGCGGAAACGACGACAAGTTCGGCAACACGCTCACTGCCGCAGGAGATGTCGACGGCGACGGCAAAGACGATTTATTGATCGGTGGCTTTACAGCTACACCTGCTGCAGATCCCGGCGCAGCATACGTTTTTCTAGGAAAGAATCTTGCGGCGGCTCTTACCGATGCGCAGGCCGACACCAAGATCCTCGGAAACATTGCCAACTTTGATCTCTTGAGCCTAGGGCTGAGCGGTGGAGTCGATTTCAACAACGACGGGTTCGACGACATCGCACTCGGCGCACCTCAGTACTGGACACCCACTAACGGTCTTACCTATATCTTCAACGGCTCTGCAGCAGGTATTACGTCGTGCACTTTCACAGCGCCTGCTACGTGCAGCCCGGCCGCCACTATCACGGGGGCGACCAAGGATGCGCTGGGGTTCATGGGGTCGACATTCTACCCGTTGCCCTGA
- a CDS encoding beta-lactamase family protein: MKRRGLCISRVLGVLLGGLLAAGIVSCRLGEGSGFNQIMALKLDQSLCRSVEELEIPGAVMGVRAPNGSTWYGACGSAALPQQIADASGNGAAEGEPMAIDRFFRIASVTKTFTATIILQLVDEGKLSLDDTIDGIIARWFAPGHLGFTIPYGETMTLRNILEMRSGMVDSLATQEGATIFAGHPLEQVDPVEMLRWSAESVDPAPYAPDTQFEYCNTNFILQGIIIEQVTGNSYASEVNSRLLQPLGMHDTSLPDSPAMPEPFARGYLMADGQVADLSLSMNPGWAWAAGGLISTIGDILIWAKALEEGELISPEAQQERLQMKDGQIETWPVSYGLGIYDDSGAVGHYGTFMGYYTSYCMRYRGYDIVVLENGELAQAGGSGRNPARSIFWNAVRDISL, encoded by the coding sequence ATGAAGAGACGCGGCCTGTGTATTTCAAGGGTCCTCGGCGTTCTCCTGGGCGGCCTTCTCGCGGCCGGCATTGTTTCGTGCCGCTTGGGGGAAGGCTCCGGCTTCAACCAGATAATGGCGCTGAAGCTCGATCAGTCGCTCTGCCGGTCGGTGGAGGAGCTCGAGATCCCGGGGGCGGTGATGGGCGTGCGCGCCCCGAACGGGTCCACATGGTACGGCGCATGCGGTTCAGCGGCACTCCCTCAGCAGATTGCGGACGCCTCGGGCAACGGCGCGGCGGAGGGCGAGCCGATGGCGATCGACCGCTTCTTCCGCATCGCCAGCGTCACCAAGACCTTCACAGCCACAATCATCCTCCAGCTGGTCGACGAGGGGAAGCTCAGCCTCGACGACACGATAGACGGGATAATCGCCCGATGGTTCGCCCCCGGCCATCTAGGCTTCACAATCCCTTACGGCGAGACGATGACGCTGCGCAACATCCTCGAGATGCGCAGCGGGATGGTGGACTCCCTGGCCACGCAGGAGGGGGCAACGATATTCGCCGGGCACCCGCTGGAGCAGGTCGACCCGGTGGAGATGCTCAGGTGGAGCGCAGAGAGCGTCGACCCGGCCCCGTACGCGCCGGACACGCAGTTTGAATACTGCAACACCAACTTCATCCTCCAGGGGATCATCATCGAGCAGGTGACGGGGAACTCCTATGCGAGCGAGGTCAATAGCCGTTTGCTTCAGCCCCTCGGCATGCACGACACCTCGCTTCCCGACAGCCCGGCGATGCCCGAGCCGTTCGCCCGCGGATATCTCATGGCTGACGGGCAGGTCGCAGACCTCTCTCTGTCGATGAACCCCGGCTGGGCCTGGGCCGCCGGGGGATTGATCTCCACCATAGGCGATATTCTCATCTGGGCGAAGGCGCTCGAGGAGGGGGAGCTCATCAGCCCCGAAGCCCAGCAGGAGAGGCTGCAGATGAAGGACGGACAGATAGAGACCTGGCCGGTCTCATACGGCCTCGGCATCTACGACGACAGCGGGGCTGTCGGTCATTACGGGACGTTCATGGGCTATTACACCTCTTACTGCATGCGGTACCGCGGCTACGACATCGTGGTCCTGGAGAACGGCGAGCTCGCGCAGGCCGGCGGGTCAGGGAGAAACCCAGCGCGCTCGATCTTCTGGAACGCGGTCAGGGACATCAGCCTTTAA
- a CDS encoding DUF2934 domain-containing protein, translated as MANRDTRNTGRASTFLNVSDDKVYEAIRKRAYELYCKRGHANGNDMKDWLEAERQVKKEMNLAR; from the coding sequence ATGGCTAACAGGGATACACGGAACACCGGCAGGGCCAGCACTTTTCTGAACGTATCCGACGACAAGGTGTACGAGGCGATCAGGAAGCGCGCCTATGAGCTGTATTGCAAGAGGGGCCACGCGAACGGCAACGACATGAAGGACTGGCTCGAGGCCGAGAGGCAGGTCAAGAAGGAGATGAACCTCGCGCGCTAG